A single genomic interval of Zunongwangia sp. HGR-M22 harbors:
- a CDS encoding glycoside hydrolase family 3 C-terminal domain-containing protein: MKIKSKIITVFSLSLFLNFMACKGDKKLVKNDESERTEKRYLGKPVTKDFDSKIDELIAEMTLEEKTGLLHGNSMFATKAVERLDIPELKMADGPLGVREELEKESWTPLGLDDDYATYYPAGAGLSATWNPELAYTFGNSVGEETRARGKDVLLSPAINIIRTPLGGRTYEYFTEDPFLNKKLAVPFVVGIQDNNVAACVKHFAANNQETHRDYVNVKIAERPLREIYLPAFEATVKEAHAYSMMGAYNKFRGEYLCENDYMLNQILRDEWGFEGVVISDWAAVHTTVNSLESGLDIEMGTPKDFDEFFLAQPLIDAAKAGEISEEEINKHVKRVLRVMYSVKSMGSDDRKKGSISTEAHFKDAYDIAAESVVLLKNEHDLLPLKASGIKTLAVIGDNAKKKNALGGFGAGVKTKREVTPLEGLKNRLPKSVNIQFAQGYEERYSKTEKAKLGDVTLSGPITIDELDPELVEEAVNAAKNADAAIIFAGSNRDYETEASDRASLDLPFGQKQLIEKVLEANPNTIVVMIAGAPYDIDEISQKSSALVWSWFNGSEGGNALADVLLGDVNPSGKLPWTMPKKLEGSPAHATNSFPGDETVSYDEGILVGYRWFDTKNIAPLYPFGYGLSYTDFNFSDVETNTKTYTQNDTISINLNVENTGELAGKEVVQVYVSKIESAVERADKELKAFKKVEVSAGENTSVNIQIPVKELAYYDVSSKDWVVEPGIYNLKLGNSSRNILEELEITIQ; this comes from the coding sequence ATGAAAATTAAATCTAAAATAATAACTGTCTTTAGTTTGAGTCTTTTCTTGAATTTTATGGCCTGTAAAGGCGATAAAAAGCTTGTTAAAAATGACGAAAGTGAGCGTACAGAAAAGAGATATTTAGGAAAACCGGTTACTAAAGATTTTGATTCTAAAATAGATGAGCTTATCGCTGAAATGACCTTGGAAGAAAAAACCGGACTTTTACACGGTAATAGCATGTTTGCTACCAAAGCAGTAGAGCGCTTGGATATTCCAGAGCTGAAGATGGCAGATGGTCCTTTAGGAGTTAGAGAAGAATTGGAAAAAGAATCCTGGACACCATTAGGTCTTGATGATGATTATGCAACCTACTATCCAGCTGGTGCTGGTTTATCGGCAACTTGGAATCCAGAACTTGCTTACACTTTTGGGAATAGCGTAGGGGAGGAAACAAGAGCTAGAGGTAAAGATGTGCTTTTATCGCCAGCTATAAATATTATCCGTACACCGCTTGGAGGAAGAACTTACGAATACTTTACAGAAGATCCATTTTTGAATAAAAAGCTCGCTGTTCCTTTTGTTGTTGGAATTCAGGATAATAATGTTGCTGCATGTGTAAAGCATTTTGCTGCCAATAATCAAGAAACTCATCGTGATTATGTAAATGTGAAAATCGCTGAAAGACCTTTGCGTGAAATCTACCTACCAGCTTTTGAAGCTACTGTTAAAGAAGCTCATGCTTATTCTATGATGGGCGCTTACAACAAATTTAGAGGTGAATATCTTTGTGAGAATGATTATATGCTGAATCAGATTCTTAGAGACGAGTGGGGATTTGAAGGTGTTGTTATTTCAGATTGGGCTGCAGTACATACTACTGTAAATTCTTTAGAAAGTGGACTCGATATTGAAATGGGAACGCCTAAAGATTTTGATGAATTTTTCTTAGCCCAGCCGCTTATAGATGCTGCTAAGGCCGGTGAAATTTCTGAAGAAGAAATTAATAAGCATGTAAAGCGTGTACTTCGCGTAATGTACTCTGTAAAAAGTATGGGATCTGATGATCGCAAGAAAGGAAGTATAAGCACAGAAGCGCATTTTAAAGATGCTTACGATATTGCAGCAGAATCGGTTGTTTTGCTGAAAAATGAGCACGATTTATTACCCTTGAAAGCTAGCGGAATTAAAACTTTGGCTGTAATTGGTGATAATGCAAAGAAGAAAAATGCACTGGGAGGATTTGGTGCTGGTGTAAAAACTAAACGTGAAGTTACTCCGCTGGAAGGATTGAAAAATCGTTTACCAAAATCAGTGAATATTCAATTTGCCCAGGGATACGAAGAGCGTTATTCCAAAACCGAAAAAGCAAAATTAGGAGATGTTACGCTTAGTGGTCCTATAACTATCGACGAACTTGATCCCGAATTGGTAGAAGAAGCCGTGAACGCTGCTAAAAATGCAGATGCTGCAATTATATTTGCCGGTTCTAATAGAGATTACGAAACAGAAGCTTCAGACCGTGCAAGTCTAGATTTGCCATTTGGTCAAAAACAATTGATAGAAAAAGTATTAGAAGCAAATCCAAATACCATCGTTGTGATGATTGCGGGAGCACCATACGATATAGACGAGATTAGTCAAAAATCTTCAGCTTTAGTTTGGAGTTGGTTTAATGGTTCAGAAGGAGGAAATGCGTTAGCAGATGTTTTATTAGGAGATGTAAATCCTTCAGGTAAATTACCGTGGACAATGCCTAAAAAGCTGGAAGGTTCTCCAGCCCATGCAACTAACAGCTTTCCTGGTGATGAAACGGTAAGTTATGACGAAGGAATATTAGTGGGTTACCGCTGGTTCGATACTAAAAATATAGCTCCGCTTTATCCTTTTGGATACGGACTTTCATATACAGATTTCAATTTTTCTGATGTTGAAACAAATACTAAAACTTATACTCAAAACGATACAATTTCTATTAATCTTAATGTTGAAAATACAGGGGAATTAGCTGGAAAAGAAGTGGTTCAGGTGTACGTTTCCAAAATAGAAAGTGCAGTTGAAAGAGCCGATAAAGAACTAAAAGCATTCAAAAAAGTTGAGGTTTCAGCAGGTGAAAATACTAGTGTAAATATTCAGATTCCAGTAAAAGAACTTGCTTACTACGATGTTTCATCGAAAGATTGGGTTGTAGAACCGGGCATCTATAATTTGAAATTAGGAAATAGTTCCAGAAATATTTTAGAGGAATTAGAGATTACAATTCAGTAA